One region of Mucilaginibacter sp. 14171R-50 genomic DNA includes:
- a CDS encoding electron transfer flavoprotein subunit alpha/FixB family protein yields MSVLIYAENAAGKFKKSTFEAVSYAKAIAAQNNTNLIAISIGDVANEELAALGKYGAEKVLNVSNEKLKNFINQAYASVIAEAAKANGADIVVLSNSFSGRGLAPRLGVKLQAGVADGAVALPEQNGGKLTVKKTAFSGKAFATVELTSANKVIALTPNSYKVVEGGSAAPVEVFNAEAKASDFKEMIKDIVRSTDKVSLPDAEIVVSAGRGMKGPENWGMIEELANLLGAATACSKPVSDAGWRPHEEHVGQTGIAVSPNLYIAIGISGAIQHLAGISSSKVIVVINKDAEAPFFKVADYGIVGDAFEVLPKLIAAVKEYKASA; encoded by the coding sequence ATGTCAGTTTTAATATACGCGGAAAATGCAGCCGGAAAGTTCAAGAAATCAACTTTCGAAGCGGTATCATACGCCAAAGCAATTGCTGCTCAAAATAACACCAACCTTATAGCCATTTCAATTGGTGATGTTGCTAACGAGGAATTAGCCGCCTTAGGCAAATACGGCGCCGAAAAAGTTTTAAACGTATCTAACGAGAAATTAAAGAATTTTATAAACCAGGCCTATGCTTCGGTTATTGCCGAAGCAGCAAAAGCTAATGGTGCTGATATTGTAGTATTATCAAATTCCTTCAGCGGGCGTGGCCTGGCTCCTCGCCTGGGCGTTAAGCTGCAAGCCGGCGTGGCCGATGGCGCAGTTGCACTGCCCGAACAGAACGGTGGAAAACTCACTGTTAAAAAAACGGCCTTCTCGGGCAAGGCGTTTGCCACCGTCGAGTTAACATCGGCTAATAAGGTTATAGCGCTTACGCCAAATTCATATAAAGTTGTTGAAGGCGGTTCTGCAGCACCGGTGGAAGTTTTCAATGCAGAAGCAAAGGCATCCGACTTTAAGGAAATGATCAAAGACATCGTTCGGTCGACAGATAAGGTGTCGCTGCCTGATGCAGAGATAGTGGTATCGGCCGGCCGTGGCATGAAAGGCCCCGAAAATTGGGGTATGATAGAAGAGTTGGCCAACCTGTTGGGAGCTGCTACCGCCTGCTCTAAACCTGTATCAGACGCCGGCTGGCGCCCGCACGAAGAGCACGTTGGGCAAACGGGTATCGCGGTTAGCCCGAATTTGTATATTGCAATAGGTATTTCGGGCGCTATACAACATCTTGCAGGTATAAGTTCGTCAAAAGTTATCGTTGTTATCAACAAAGATGCCGAAGCGCCGTTCTTTAAGGTAGCTGATTATGGCATTGTTGGCGACGCCTTTGAGGTATTACCAAAATTAATTGCCGCTGTTAAGGAATATAAAGCATCAGCTTAA
- a CDS encoding bifunctional nuclease family protein, producing the protein MKKIKLDIVGLSYSQTQSGAYALVLGEVSGRRRLPIIIGSFEAQAIAIEIEKMTPSRPLTHDLFKSLGQAFNITVQEIIIYNLVDGIFYSKLICSDGKKMIEIDARTSDAIAISVRFECPIYTYEFILSTAGIVIEGNDFVYLENINETPEEKTHTSATGTYTSLSDDELKTRLQQALAEEAYEKAAKIRDELNKRKSS; encoded by the coding sequence ATGAAAAAGATCAAGCTGGATATTGTAGGGTTATCTTACAGTCAAACACAGTCAGGCGCTTATGCTTTGGTTCTGGGCGAAGTAAGCGGCCGCCGCAGGCTGCCAATCATTATTGGCAGCTTTGAGGCGCAAGCTATTGCTATAGAGATAGAAAAGATGACACCCAGCCGGCCATTAACGCACGATCTGTTCAAGAGCCTTGGCCAGGCGTTCAATATCACCGTTCAGGAAATTATAATTTATAACCTGGTTGATGGTATCTTTTATTCAAAGCTTATTTGCAGCGACGGAAAAAAAATGATAGAGATAGACGCCCGTACATCCGATGCCATTGCGATATCGGTAAGGTTTGAATGTCCTATTTATACTTATGAATTTATTCTTTCAACAGCAGGTATAGTTATCGAAGGTAACGATTTTGTTTACCTGGAGAACATAAATGAAACTCCGGAAGAAAAAACCCATACTTCAGCAACAGGCACTTATACGTCGTTAAGCGACGATGAACTAAAAACCCGCCTGCAGCAAGCACTTGCCGAAGAGGCTTATGAAAAGGCAGCTAAGATACGCGATGAGCTAAATAAGCGTAAATCATCGTAA
- a CDS encoding porin family protein has protein sequence MNKFFTSVLIILAASTAAFSQSKGKTELGLNVGLNIANVSASGVNNDDPRIGFNLGVSADHYFSETWSFKAKVSYDQKGWNNGYLNNFTTNYQVNYITIPVMANWHFGGTKNWYLNFGPYVGILLNATETADGTDLKPIFNSTDFGADLGIGVKFPLAEKAKLFIELNGQAGINDIAKNNTGSTLRNSVSAINIGVNF, from the coding sequence ATGAACAAATTTTTTACTTCAGTACTTATTATTCTGGCTGCATCTACGGCAGCGTTCTCTCAATCAAAAGGCAAAACCGAATTAGGTTTAAATGTAGGCTTAAACATAGCCAATGTGTCGGCCAGCGGTGTTAACAATGATGACCCCCGCATTGGCTTTAACCTTGGCGTATCTGCTGATCATTACTTTTCCGAAACATGGAGCTTTAAAGCGAAGGTAAGCTACGATCAAAAAGGGTGGAACAATGGTTACCTTAACAATTTTACAACAAATTACCAGGTTAACTACATCACCATCCCGGTAATGGCTAACTGGCACTTTGGCGGTACCAAAAACTGGTATTTAAACTTTGGCCCGTATGTTGGCATTCTGCTTAACGCAACAGAAACCGCGGATGGTACAGATTTGAAACCTATTTTCAACTCAACCGATTTTGGTGCCGACCTGGGTATTGGTGTTAAGTTCCCGCTTGCAGAGAAAGCTAAATTGTTTATCGAGCTTAATGGCCAGGCAGGGATTAACGATATTGCGAAAAATAACACAGGCTCTACGCTAAGGAATAGCGTATCGGCTATCAATATTGGTGTTAACTTTTAA
- a CDS encoding nucleoside permease: MNIKLRLILMNFMQFFIWGAWLLTIGAYWFQNKNWSGAQFGAIFSTMGIASIFMPTLTGILSDRFINAEKLYGIMHLLGAATLCALPMVTNPATFFWVMLLNMAFYMPTLSLSITVAYSALKSQKIDVVKAYPPIRTWGTVGFIAALWAVSLTDNETSANQFYIAAGVAATLGIYSFTLPKCLPMLKKAATRSFANSFGLNAFALFKSSRFAIFFAFSLLLGAALQLTNAYGDTYLHDFKNVAAYKDTIAVKVPAIIMSISQISETLFILAIPFFLRKFGIKYVMLFSMIAWVLRFGLFAFGNPADGLWMIILSCIVYGMAFDFFNISGSLFVETQAAPEIRGSAQGLFMMMVNGFGAFFGSNISGWLIDKYFILANGQKDWHGIWLSFAGYALAIAIIFPFVFKYKHNAALKHAIEKA, encoded by the coding sequence ATGAATATTAAGTTACGCTTAATACTGATGAATTTTATGCAATTTTTTATATGGGGAGCGTGGTTGCTAACCATTGGTGCATACTGGTTTCAAAACAAAAATTGGTCGGGCGCGCAGTTTGGGGCCATCTTTTCAACTATGGGCATAGCTTCTATTTTTATGCCAACCCTTACCGGTATTCTGTCAGACAGGTTCATCAACGCCGAAAAACTTTATGGAATAATGCACTTACTGGGGGCTGCAACACTGTGTGCGCTACCAATGGTAACCAACCCGGCAACTTTTTTTTGGGTGATGCTGTTAAATATGGCTTTTTATATGCCTACCCTATCATTATCTATCACCGTAGCTTACTCGGCCTTGAAAAGCCAAAAGATAGATGTGGTGAAAGCTTACCCGCCTATACGCACATGGGGCACGGTGGGCTTTATCGCTGCATTATGGGCCGTAAGTTTAACAGATAACGAAACCTCCGCCAATCAATTTTACATAGCGGCCGGAGTTGCCGCTACTTTGGGTATTTATTCGTTTACATTGCCGAAGTGCTTACCCATGTTAAAAAAGGCTGCAACCAGGTCGTTTGCAAACAGCTTTGGTTTAAATGCCTTCGCATTGTTCAAATCGTCAAGGTTTGCCATTTTCTTTGCGTTCTCGTTGTTATTGGGCGCTGCATTGCAGCTAACAAATGCTTACGGCGATACCTACCTGCATGATTTTAAAAATGTCGCGGCTTATAAAGATACTATTGCGGTTAAAGTGCCTGCAATCATCATGTCGATATCGCAGATATCCGAAACATTATTCATCCTGGCTATACCCTTCTTTCTGCGTAAATTTGGTATAAAGTACGTTATGCTGTTCAGCATGATAGCCTGGGTGCTTCGGTTCGGCCTTTTTGCGTTTGGCAACCCTGCCGATGGTTTATGGATGATCATCCTATCGTGCATTGTGTACGGTATGGCGTTCGATTTCTTTAACATCTCAGGTTCGTTGTTTGTAGAAACACAGGCTGCGCCCGAGATCCGTGGAAGTGCGCAAGGCTTGTTTATGATGATGGTTAACGGTTTTGGCGCCTTCTTCGGCAGCAATATAAGCGGCTGGCTTATTGATAAATATTTTATACTGGCTAATGGCCAAAAAGACTGGCATGGCATCTGGCTAAGCTTTGCGGGTTATGCTTTAGCTATTGCCATAATTTTTCCGTTTGTGTTTAAATATAAGCACAATGCGGCCCTTAAACATGCTATAGAAAAGGCCTGA
- a CDS encoding DUF3667 domain-containing protein, whose amino-acid sequence MKKHYRQGNDCLNCGTDLQGKFCHNCGQENLEMKESFGHMITHAVSDYFHFDDQFFHTLNPLLFKPGKLTNEYLAGRRAQYLHPVKMYIFISLVFFLLFFQNKKHNILTVRDSKQNESVLSDSLKKAVKKDINNDKHLTPQQKDAISEKLTTKNDSSNNTAAKKVKKKSDGDGNFTVFGSNANEKTYEEYLANQSKLAPGERDNFIERYFVKKGYDWKNQGKNATEIFIEGFKHNIPKMMFLLLPLFALILKIAFWKNRKLYVEHLIYSIHLHCFLFLFLTVVLIISMILPASWDTVMDWVGIAAYIIILWYVYRSFRTVYNRSRWRTVSKLIGVSLMYLFVFCVCSLILVGITALTSI is encoded by the coding sequence ATGAAAAAGCACTACCGGCAGGGAAATGACTGCCTTAACTGCGGTACTGACTTACAAGGTAAATTTTGCCATAACTGCGGGCAAGAAAACCTGGAAATGAAAGAAAGTTTTGGGCATATGATAACCCATGCGGTGAGTGATTACTTTCATTTTGACGACCAATTTTTTCACACGCTTAATCCATTATTGTTTAAACCCGGCAAACTCACTAACGAATACCTGGCCGGCCGCAGGGCGCAATACCTGCATCCCGTTAAAATGTACATTTTTATAAGTCTGGTATTTTTTTTACTCTTCTTTCAGAACAAAAAGCATAACATTTTAACTGTAAGAGACAGTAAACAAAACGAGTCTGTACTTTCCGACAGTTTAAAAAAGGCGGTGAAAAAAGACATTAACAATGACAAGCACCTGACCCCGCAGCAAAAGGATGCTATTTCTGAAAAACTGACGACAAAAAACGACAGCTCAAATAATACTGCGGCAAAAAAAGTTAAAAAGAAATCAGACGGTGACGGCAATTTTACAGTATTTGGAAGCAACGCTAATGAAAAGACTTACGAGGAGTATCTGGCTAATCAAAGTAAGCTTGCACCAGGCGAACGAGATAACTTTATAGAGCGCTATTTTGTCAAAAAAGGCTATGACTGGAAAAACCAGGGAAAGAATGCGACTGAAATTTTTATCGAGGGGTTTAAACACAATATCCCTAAAATGATGTTCTTGCTGTTGCCGTTATTTGCTCTGATACTGAAAATAGCTTTTTGGAAAAATCGAAAGCTATATGTAGAACATTTGATCTATTCCATCCATCTTCATTGCTTTTTATTCCTGTTTCTTACTGTCGTATTGATCATTAGCATGATATTACCTGCCAGTTGGGATACCGTGATGGATTGGGTTGGAATTGCGGCTTATATCATAATACTTTGGTACGTGTACCGGTCTTTCAGAACCGTTTACAACCGTAGCAGATGGCGCACGGTAAGCAAACTGATAGGCGTTTCATTAATGTATTTGTTTGTGTTTTGCGTGTGCTCTTTGATCCTGGTAGGCATCACCGCTCTAACATCGATATAA
- a CDS encoding porin family protein → MKKLILTLGIALAVTTISNAQILPKVQVGIKGGVNLSSLSNSGSTFSSENRAGYLGGLWARFGALGFNFQPELYITSKNVDINNSNGPARNAKFTSIDVPLLLGGKIGAFGLGGRFYAGPLLSFAINKDNNFGSAVGSAARFDYKSSNFAITAGAGIDIRKISIDLRYEAGLTKQNYFDGSTNYKTRVSLFNLSLGYAFL, encoded by the coding sequence ATGAAAAAATTAATACTTACCCTTGGGATAGCTTTAGCTGTTACAACAATATCAAACGCGCAAATATTACCAAAAGTGCAGGTTGGTATAAAAGGCGGTGTAAACTTATCAAGCCTGTCAAATTCGGGCAGTACATTCAGCAGCGAGAATCGCGCCGGCTACCTCGGTGGGTTATGGGCAAGGTTTGGTGCGTTAGGCTTTAACTTTCAGCCCGAACTTTATATAACCAGCAAAAATGTAGATATCAATAATAGTAACGGCCCCGCCCGTAATGCAAAATTTACCAGCATTGATGTGCCTTTACTTTTAGGCGGCAAAATTGGCGCATTTGGTTTGGGCGGCAGGTTTTATGCCGGGCCGCTATTGTCGTTCGCTATAAACAAGGATAATAACTTTGGATCCGCTGTTGGCAGCGCCGCCAGGTTTGATTACAAAAGCTCTAACTTTGCTATAACAGCTGGTGCAGGTATTGATATCAGGAAGATATCTATAGACCTGCGTTATGAAGCTGGCTTAACCAAGCAAAATTATTTTGACGGCTCTACTAATTACAAAACCCGTGTAAGCCTATTTAACCTGAGCTTAGGCTACGCGTTTTTATAA
- a CDS encoding TolC family protein, translating to MRYFKFLLFSLITIAPALAHSQAVDSVLTLQQCIDIAVKNNLDVKKSELQLQVAKVDKNQAKENLLPAISAQVDHGISNGRSLNQVDYTYVNASTKFASYSANADLTLFSGLQNLNRIKQTSLAYKAGEMDLQQAKDAITINTITAYLQVLNNTEALAQVQNQVEVSKKQLDRLDILEKQGANKQPNDFYDLKGTYADNQVTYVNAKAVLQTSKLNLLQILNIPYRPDIKFEKLTGAEILRQNGTSDEIYQTALAQLAYVKAATLRRQSAEKGVAAAKGALYPTISLFGGLNTNYSSAAKINDVAIPYGDQFKNNFYNQFGVSVRIPILNYFQNRNKVTLAKIDLQNYKYVEENTKIKLRQDVEQAYLNMSNALERYKALQEQVKAYAESFRIAEIRFNAGVLTSVDYVLAKNYLDRANLNLINARYDCYIYNKILDYYQGRLSL from the coding sequence ATGCGATACTTTAAATTTTTACTTTTTAGCTTAATTACAATAGCGCCGGCACTGGCACACAGCCAGGCGGTTGATAGCGTACTAACCCTGCAGCAATGCATTGATATCGCTGTAAAAAACAACCTTGATGTAAAGAAAAGTGAACTGCAGCTACAAGTTGCAAAAGTTGATAAGAACCAGGCTAAGGAAAACCTGCTGCCGGCAATTAGCGCGCAGGTTGATCATGGTATTAGTAATGGCCGTAGCCTTAACCAGGTTGATTATACTTATGTTAATGCGTCTACAAAATTTGCGAGTTACAGCGCCAATGCCGACTTAACCTTGTTTAGCGGATTACAAAATTTAAACAGGATAAAACAAACGTCGCTTGCGTACAAGGCAGGAGAGATGGACTTGCAGCAAGCAAAAGATGCGATAACCATTAATACCATAACCGCTTATTTGCAAGTGCTTAATAATACCGAGGCGCTTGCCCAGGTACAAAACCAGGTAGAGGTTTCCAAAAAACAACTTGACAGATTGGACATTTTAGAAAAGCAAGGTGCGAATAAACAACCCAATGACTTTTATGATCTGAAAGGTACATACGCCGATAACCAGGTAACTTACGTAAATGCCAAGGCTGTGCTCCAAACGTCGAAACTAAACTTGTTACAGATACTAAACATACCATACCGACCCGATATTAAATTTGAAAAGTTAACCGGGGCAGAAATATTAAGGCAAAACGGCACATCCGACGAGATTTACCAAACAGCTTTAGCGCAGTTGGCTTACGTAAAAGCAGCAACATTAAGGCGCCAAAGCGCCGAAAAAGGTGTTGCCGCTGCCAAAGGGGCTTTGTATCCAACAATATCATTATTTGGAGGATTAAATACTAATTATTCGAGCGCTGCCAAAATAAATGATGTGGCCATCCCGTACGGCGACCAGTTCAAAAACAACTTTTATAACCAGTTTGGTGTAAGCGTACGGATACCTATCTTAAACTATTTTCAAAATCGCAATAAGGTAACGTTGGCAAAAATTGACTTACAAAACTACAAGTATGTTGAGGAAAATACCAAGATAAAGTTGCGTCAGGACGTTGAGCAGGCTTATTTGAATATGAGTAACGCCCTTGAAAGATACAAGGCGCTGCAAGAACAGGTTAAAGCTTATGCCGAATCGTTCAGGATTGCCGAGATACGCTTTAACGCGGGTGTATTAACTTCTGTTGATTATGTATTGGCCAAAAACTACCTCGACAGGGCCAACCTGAACCTGATCAACGCCCGTTACGACTGTTACATTTACAACAAAATATTAGATTACTACCAGGGGCGCCTATCATTATAA
- a CDS encoding ABC transporter ATP-binding protein, translating into MLSLQHISKYYQVGGNKNFVINDISLDVDEGEFVSIMGPSGSGKSTLLNIIGMLDEPTDGYHYFVDQAVHQLKERQRSALYKQYIGFVFQAYHLIDELTVYENIETPLIYQDVKGSERKAMVADMLDRFNIVGKKDLFPAQLSGGQQQLVGIARALIAKPKLLLADEPTGNLNSKQGEEIMELFSKLNKEDGVTIIQVTHSEKNAEYGTRIINLLDGRVESSKKF; encoded by the coding sequence ATGTTATCACTCCAGCATATTTCAAAGTATTACCAGGTAGGCGGCAACAAAAACTTCGTTATAAACGACATCAGTCTGGATGTTGACGAAGGCGAGTTTGTATCCATTATGGGCCCTTCGGGTTCTGGCAAGTCAACCTTGCTGAATATAATAGGGATGCTTGACGAGCCAACAGATGGTTATCATTACTTTGTAGATCAGGCGGTGCACCAGCTTAAAGAGCGCCAACGCTCGGCTCTGTATAAACAATACATTGGGTTTGTTTTCCAAGCTTATCATCTGATAGATGAGCTTACAGTTTATGAGAATATCGAAACCCCTTTGATATATCAGGATGTAAAAGGATCGGAGCGTAAAGCTATGGTAGCCGATATGTTGGATCGTTTCAATATCGTTGGTAAAAAGGACCTTTTCCCGGCGCAGCTATCGGGCGGGCAACAGCAGCTTGTAGGTATAGCCCGCGCACTTATTGCCAAACCTAAATTATTATTAGCCGATGAGCCAACAGGTAACCTTAACTCTAAACAGGGTGAGGAAATTATGGAACTATTCAGTAAGCTGAACAAAGAGGATGGCGTTACCATCATCCAGGTAACCCACTCCGAAAAAAACGCCGAATATGGCACGCGTATTATCAACCTGTTGGATGGAAGGGTAGAATCTTCGAAAAAATTCTGA
- a CDS encoding ABC transporter permease: MIKNYLKTAWRNLLQNKTTSLISMAGLAVGICCFLLLTTYLINELRYDRFNVNADRIARVAYSYKSPDDKEARYLAVTQTAVVPVYKQQFSEIEDGVRVFNLSGQGPVTVKYGDKLFAEKNMLLADESFFKIFTFKFLQGSAFKALSDPSSVIITESTAKKYFGTENPMGKILKVDDNNNLMVTGVIQDVPAYSQIKFDLMANSALDPGTKNLKWNAASNYSYLLLKPGTDLKALEKKMDAYIANILKEQNRPGVTTTYTLEPLTSIHLKSKALYSLEVPGDIKYIYILGVVAVVLLLLACVNFLNLVTARSAERGREIGVRKVMGAVRGQLFTQFIIEAGIITLFSLAVGVLLLIVCLPAFSVFTGQQLSIDIWNTSWLIGALVVLFVAVTFMAGTYPSLYLSAFKPIVTLKGNSSTQSGGNMLRKSLVVFQFVVSVFFIISTLIASNQLRYMQNLNTGINRDQVMVLDIGGISFNNIEAFKNELKQQSGILASTASYDSPVNVRGGYSINSADGKPADFSLSVTAIPIERNFVKTLGIKLIAGNDLDLGDEQQVLDKNYEKRHYSFILNETAVKAMGWKPAEAVGKKIGMNGRMGEIKAVAKDFNFTSLHQEITPIALFPEYEWFGKLLIKTSGKNMANTIAAIQTKWKNFYPNKPFEYHFLDQEFEELYKSDQRTGSILTAFTIVTIFISCLGLFGLAVFSTRQRVKEIGIRKVLGASVAGIVGLISFDFIKLVLIAIVISSPLAWYAMHTWLQDFAFRVNIQWWVFALAGGMAALIAFLTVSYQSVKAALSNPVKSLRSE; this comes from the coding sequence ATGATAAAGAATTATTTAAAAACCGCATGGCGTAACCTGTTGCAAAACAAAACCACATCGCTCATCAGCATGGCGGGGCTGGCAGTGGGTATCTGTTGTTTCCTGTTATTAACTACCTATCTGATCAACGAGTTAAGGTACGATAGGTTCAACGTTAATGCCGATAGGATAGCGCGTGTAGCTTACAGCTATAAATCGCCGGATGATAAAGAGGCACGATACTTAGCTGTTACACAAACGGCGGTTGTACCCGTTTACAAGCAGCAGTTCTCTGAAATAGAGGACGGGGTGCGGGTGTTTAATTTATCAGGACAGGGACCCGTAACGGTGAAGTACGGCGATAAGCTTTTTGCCGAGAAAAATATGCTTTTGGCGGATGAATCGTTCTTTAAGATCTTTACGTTCAAATTTCTGCAAGGCAGTGCGTTTAAAGCACTATCAGACCCATCATCAGTTATTATAACCGAGTCGACAGCGAAAAAATATTTTGGCACTGAAAACCCTATGGGTAAAATACTTAAGGTTGATGACAACAATAACCTTATGGTAACCGGTGTTATACAAGATGTGCCTGCTTATTCGCAGATCAAGTTCGACCTGATGGCAAATTCGGCTCTTGACCCGGGAACAAAAAATTTGAAGTGGAATGCGGCTAGCAATTACTCATATCTACTATTAAAGCCGGGTACCGACCTCAAAGCTTTAGAAAAAAAGATGGACGCATATATTGCGAATATCTTAAAGGAACAAAACAGGCCCGGCGTTACAACTACTTACACTTTAGAACCGCTTACCAGTATACACTTAAAATCTAAAGCGCTTTACAGCTTAGAGGTACCCGGAGACATCAAATACATTTACATTTTAGGCGTTGTGGCAGTAGTGTTGCTGTTATTGGCCTGCGTAAACTTCCTTAACCTGGTAACCGCCCGCTCCGCGGAACGAGGTCGCGAAATCGGGGTACGCAAGGTTATGGGCGCTGTGCGTGGGCAGCTGTTTACCCAGTTTATCATTGAAGCCGGTATAATCACGCTTTTTTCATTAGCCGTGGGTGTGCTGCTCCTTATCGTTTGCCTGCCTGCGTTTAGCGTATTTACCGGCCAGCAATTAAGCATCGACATATGGAATACTTCCTGGCTAATTGGCGCTTTGGTCGTGTTGTTTGTAGCAGTTACTTTTATGGCCGGTACCTATCCGTCGTTATATCTGTCGGCTTTTAAACCTATCGTTACCCTTAAAGGAAATTCGTCTACTCAATCGGGCGGCAACATGCTGCGCAAGTCGTTGGTAGTGTTTCAGTTTGTGGTATCGGTGTTCTTTATCATCAGTACATTAATTGCAAGCAATCAGTTACGGTACATGCAAAATCTAAACACCGGTATAAACCGCGACCAGGTAATGGTACTTGATATAGGCGGAATATCGTTTAATAACATCGAGGCATTTAAGAATGAGCTGAAACAGCAAAGCGGCATTTTGGCTTCTACCGCCAGTTACGATTCGCCTGTGAATGTTCGCGGCGGGTATTCTATTAACAGCGCCGACGGTAAGCCCGCCGATTTTAGTTTATCGGTTACCGCAATACCCATCGAAAGAAATTTTGTAAAAACCTTAGGTATAAAATTGATTGCTGGCAACGACCTTGACCTTGGAGACGAACAGCAGGTGTTAGATAAAAATTACGAAAAGCGCCATTACAGCTTTATTTTAAACGAAACAGCGGTAAAAGCCATGGGCTGGAAACCTGCCGAGGCTGTAGGTAAAAAGATTGGGATGAACGGGCGCATGGGCGAGATAAAAGCCGTAGCGAAGGATTTTAATTTTACATCGCTTCACCAGGAAATAACGCCTATAGCGCTATTTCCGGAGTATGAGTGGTTTGGTAAGCTGCTTATCAAAACATCTGGTAAAAATATGGCCAATACCATTGCTGCCATACAAACCAAATGGAAAAACTTTTACCCTAATAAACCCTTTGAATATCATTTTCTTGACCAGGAGTTTGAAGAGTTATACAAAAGCGATCAGCGTACAGGTTCGATATTAACAGCCTTTACCATTGTTACCATTTTTATATCTTGCCTGGGTTTATTTGGCCTGGCGGTGTTCTCGACCCGCCAGCGTGTAAAAGAAATAGGTATCCGCAAAGTTTTAGGGGCCAGCGTGGCCGGCATAGTTGGCCTCATATCCTTCGATTTTATAAAACTGGTGCTTATAGCCATTGTTATATCATCGCCATTGGCCTGGTACGCTATGCATACCTGGTTACAAGATTTTGCCTTCCGTGTAAACATACAATGGTGGGTGTTTGCGCTTGCGGGCGGCATGGCGGCGCTCATAGCTTTTTTAACAGTAAGCTATCAATCTGTAAAAGCTGCATTATCAAACCCGGTGAAAAGTTTGAGGAGCGAATAG